The Thermotoga caldifontis AZM44c09 genomic interval TATGAGTGCGAGTCTGTCATCGCCAAACCAAGCCACATCGATGACGTGTTCGATCCCGGTGTCCATCGTGGAACTTTTCCACAGATACAATCTGTTGACGTACCTGCCATTCTTCAAAACTGTCCTGACGATGGCCAGTTCTCGCCTGGAATTCACTGAAAAGCTCACGAGGTTCGAAACCTCGACGAGTTCATGGCCTTTTCCCTCGAAGATGTCGTAAAAGTAGATCGCTCCAGGCGCATCGTACCCCCTGAAAGCGTAGTAAATCCTCCACAGTTCCAAATTCAGCTTACTGGGTATCAAAGAAAGCTCTGTGAGTCTTTCCCCTTCAACGAACACCTGGGCGTTCAACCAGTTCTTGATCTCTTCCAGCGGTACGAACTTCTTGACGTGTCTGGAAAAACCGAGCAAGGGATCGTTCGAAAAACTGTCGAGTAATTCCTTGACCGTTCCTTTTTCTCGTTTCTCCAACGACTCGAGTAAAGTGTATCCCAGCGTGTAACTTGCTCCACCAGGCGTGAAACGTGTTGTGTTGATGGAAGAAGCGAACTTCAAGCCTATACCGCTGGCCAACGCGTTTCTCCTATAAAGATCGAACAACACGTCGTTCGCCCTTCCTTCGCTTTCAACGGATTCCTCCATGATCGCCACACCTTCGTGTAAATAAAGCGGAGTCAGGACGCTCTGAACGGCTGCTGCAACGGCGTGGCCGAAGAAGGACAGGCGCTCCACCATCGGTGAAAAACGGTTCGCCAGAAAGATGTGAGCCAGCTCGTGACGGAAACAAAATACGACCCAGTCGTCGTATCTGGGTGTGAACTGGTACGGATTCATGTCGCTGACGTAAATGACTATCACGTTGTTCAAAGGATTCGCATAACCGTTGGAGATGTCCGATTTGAGCAGATAAACCTTTGGCTTAGTCTTTGGGGAACTTTCGAAACGCTTTTCCAGACTCTCAAAGATTTCATCGGCTTTTTGATAGAGTCTGTACGCTGCCATCTCGAGACCGTCTTCGTAGAGCACATCTACATGCTGAGTGATCAACATGTTGAAATGGCCGCTAGCCCAGACCAGTTGAACCGACAGAAGAAAGAGAATGGTGAACGTGAACTTCTTCATGCTTCCCTCTCCAACTTCTTGGTTATGTAGTTCACGACCACCTCGATCGCCCGATCGTTGTAACCACCCTTCGGCACGATGATATCGGCATACCGCTTCGTTGGTTCTACGTAAGCATCGTGCATGGGCTTGACTGTTCCCAAATACTGGTTCACAACACTCTCCACACTTCTTCCCCTTTCGTTTATATCGCGCATGAGCCTGCGAATGAACCGTATGTCACTCTCGGCATCGACGTAGATCGAAAGCTCGTAAAGTCTTCTCAACTCTTCGTAGTAGAGGGCAAAGATGCCCTCGATCAGAATCACCTGTTTCGGAGCAAACTCGATCGTTTCGAATTTTCTCGTGTAAGTCACGAAATCGTACGTAGGAATCCTGACGGTCTCTCCGCGCAACAACCTTCGAACATGTTCGACGAGCAGTTGATGCTCGATGACGTCCGGATGGTCGTAGTTCATTTTCCTGCGTTCCTCCAGTGGAAGATGACTCATGTCCTTGTAATAGTTGTCCATCGGTAAAATTGCACATCTCTCTTCGCCCAGAGACTGTACGATCCTTCTTGCGACGGTAGTCTTTCCAGATCCGGTTCCTCCACCTATGCCGATGAGGATCAACGTCTCGCCCCCAGTCAACTTCCAGTGTGATGAAAAACCTCCTCATCACAAATGTAACACGAAGATCCAAAGAAGCATCCGTTCATGGGCAATGAAACCCGTATAATTTGATCGTGTGATCGCTTTCAGGTAGGTGATGGCTCTGAAGATCTTCCTCGTTCGTCACGCCAAAACCGATTGGAACGATCGAGGTTTGTGGCAGGGAAACAGCGATATTTCGCTGAACCAAGCTGGCTTCGAGCAGGCTCGAAGAGTCGCTCAAAGACTATCGACCCAGAATGTGCAGATCGTTTATACCAGT includes:
- the udk gene encoding uridine kinase: MILIGIGGGTGSGKTTVARRIVQSLGEERCAILPMDNYYKDMSHLPLEERRKMNYDHPDVIEHQLLVEHVRRLLRGETVRIPTYDFVTYTRKFETIEFAPKQVILIEGIFALYYEELRRLYELSIYVDAESDIRFIRRLMRDINERGRSVESVVNQYLGTVKPMHDAYVEPTKRYADIIVPKGGYNDRAIEVVVNYITKKLEREA